The Mauremys reevesii isolate NIE-2019 linkage group 1, ASM1616193v1, whole genome shotgun sequence genome has a segment encoding these proteins:
- the LOC120375756 gene encoding olfactory receptor 52K2-like: MSGSNKTDFTNPSTFILLGIPGLEASHVWISIPFCTMYAIAVLGNFTILFIVKMEPSLHGPMYYFLCMLAISDLVMSMSIVPKMLSIFWFNSREIDFNACLTQMYFIHCASAMDSGIFVAMAFDRYVAICDPLRHSTILTNPVVAKIGLAVLLRSGLIALPLPFLVRQWPYCRTNIIRQPYCAHMAVVKLACADTSVSSYYGLFILFCVMGLDVIFIIVSYIQILRDIFSLPTKDARLKTFGTCGSHLCAILAFYIPGLFSSLIYRFGQNIALHFHILIGTICLLLPTMLNPIIYGVKTKQIRDRVLRLFTHKGT; this comes from the coding sequence ATGTCAGGTTCCAACAaaaccgacttcaccaacccctccaccttcatcctgctgggtattcctggcctggaggcgtcccatgtctggatctccatccccttctgcaccatgtacgccatagccgtcttggggaacttcaccatcctttTCATCGTGAAGatggagccgagcctccatgggcccatgtactatttcctctgcatgctggccatcagcGACCTTGTCATGTCCATGTCCATtgtgcccaaaatgctgagcatcttctggttcaattccagagaGATCGATTTCaatgcctgcctcacccagatgtacttcattcactgtgCCTCAGCGATGGATTCTGGGATcttcgtggccatggcttttgatcgctatgtggccatctgtgatcccctgaggcattccaccatcctgacaaaccccgTGGTGGCCAAGATTGGCCTGGCTGTGCTGCTCCGCAGCGGCTTGATTGCATTGCCCTTGCCTTTCCTGGTaaggcagtggccatattgcagaaccaacatcatccgtCAGCCGTACTGCGCACACATggccgtggtgaagctggcctgcgccgacaCCAGTGTCAGTAGTTACTACGGCCTCTTCATACTATTCTGTGTGATGGGTCTGGATGTGATTTTTATCATTgtgtcctatatccagatcctcagggacatcttcagcctccccacaaaagacgcccggctcaagacttttggcACCTGTGGCTCCCACCTTTGTGCCATTTTAGCATTTTACATCCcaggtctcttctcctccctcataTACCGGTTTGGGCAGAATATAGCCCTGCATTTCCATATTCTCATTGGCACGATATGCCTCTTGCTGCCCACCATGctgaaccccatcatctacggggtgaagaccaaacagatccgggacagggtgctccggctctttactcataaagggacctaa